One Nocardia iowensis DNA window includes the following coding sequences:
- a CDS encoding SDR family NAD(P)-dependent oxidoreductase, giving the protein MKIYEGKVAVVTGAGSGIGRALAAELAGRGVSLALSDIDTAGLADTATRCERIGAPVQQYRLDVADRDAVYRHADEVREDFGGVDLVINNAGVALGAEVAEMSWADFEWLMNIDFWGVVHGTKAFLPDLIASGDGHIANLSSVFGFVGVPTQSAYCAAKFAVRGFTESLRQEMRIAGHPVGVTSVHPGGIKTNIAVNARGNDGLDLEQVRTSFEKSAWTDAESAAKTILKGVEKNKPRVLIGADARLFDVVARVVGPRYQDIGAALARRSGTVDERHAGAAGNASKGLV; this is encoded by the coding sequence ATGAAGATCTATGAGGGCAAGGTCGCCGTGGTCACCGGGGCCGGGTCCGGCATCGGCCGAGCGCTGGCCGCCGAGCTGGCCGGGCGTGGCGTCTCGCTCGCACTGTCCGACATCGACACCGCCGGGCTGGCCGACACCGCGACCCGGTGCGAAAGGATCGGCGCGCCGGTCCAGCAATACCGCCTGGATGTCGCCGATCGCGACGCGGTCTATCGGCATGCCGACGAGGTCCGGGAGGATTTCGGTGGGGTCGATCTAGTCATCAACAATGCCGGTGTGGCCCTCGGCGCCGAGGTGGCGGAGATGTCGTGGGCGGATTTCGAATGGCTGATGAACATCGACTTCTGGGGTGTCGTCCACGGCACCAAGGCGTTTCTGCCGGATCTGATCGCCTCGGGTGACGGGCATATCGCCAACCTCTCGTCGGTCTTCGGGTTTGTCGGCGTGCCTACCCAGAGTGCTTACTGCGCAGCGAAGTTCGCGGTCCGCGGCTTCACCGAGTCACTACGCCAAGAGATGCGCATCGCCGGGCATCCGGTCGGGGTGACCTCGGTGCACCCGGGTGGGATCAAGACGAATATCGCGGTGAATGCCCGAGGGAACGACGGTCTCGATCTCGAGCAGGTGCGGACGAGTTTCGAGAAGAGCGCGTGGACCGATGCCGAATCGGCGGCGAAAACCATTCTGAAGGGCGTCGAGAAGAACAAGCCGAGGGTGCTCATCGGCGCGGATGCTCGCCTGTTCGACGTGGTGGCGCGGGTGGTGGGGCCGCGGTATCAGGACATCGGGGCGGCGCTGGCCCGCCGTAGCGGCACGGTCGATGAGCGGCACGCCGGAGCTGCGGGAAATGCGTCGAAAGGGTTGGTATGA
- a CDS encoding alpha/beta fold hydrolase yields MTELSAAFDRPHAATETRFVTSDGVSLAVFEQDPADAVTTVILLHGWTLDHRTWDDVTPLLAARHRDLRVLSYDHRGHGRSDPAPVGTTTLERLADDLAELIEDRVPTGRIVLVGHSLGGMTLMALAERHPAVVADRVGGAAFVATSAGHRRPDGVQTSWLEERFSQLMALLERPLRKPWLRWAARCNTRWSLFGRDARLRDVDRMIEQSSLAAPGAVTGFQAALARHSRHAALRHYRDIPTIVFGGGRDRLCPVRDSRAIAAELSGDLVLYPRAGHILPYERARDVARRLNELIISAGR; encoded by the coding sequence ATGACCGAGCTATCGGCCGCCTTCGACAGACCACACGCAGCGACCGAAACACGATTCGTGACCAGCGACGGCGTTTCACTGGCGGTGTTCGAGCAAGACCCGGCCGACGCCGTGACCACCGTGATCTTGCTGCACGGCTGGACGCTGGACCATCGGACCTGGGACGACGTCACCCCGCTGCTCGCGGCGCGCCACCGCGACTTGCGCGTACTGAGTTACGACCACCGCGGACACGGGCGATCGGACCCGGCCCCGGTCGGGACAACCACCCTCGAGCGACTGGCCGACGATCTCGCCGAGTTGATCGAAGATCGCGTGCCTACGGGACGGATTGTGCTGGTAGGGCATTCGCTGGGCGGCATGACGCTGATGGCGCTTGCCGAACGGCACCCAGCGGTGGTGGCCGATCGGGTCGGCGGGGCCGCCTTTGTCGCGACCAGTGCGGGGCATCGACGGCCCGATGGCGTTCAGACGTCCTGGCTCGAGGAACGGTTCAGCCAGCTCATGGCGCTGCTGGAACGTCCATTGCGGAAACCGTGGTTGCGGTGGGCGGCGCGGTGCAACACCCGGTGGTCATTGTTCGGCCGGGACGCTCGGCTGCGCGACGTCGACCGCATGATCGAGCAATCCTCCCTGGCCGCGCCCGGTGCGGTGACCGGATTCCAGGCGGCGCTAGCGCGGCATTCCCGGCACGCCGCCCTGCGGCACTATCGCGATATCCCGACGATCGTCTTCGGTGGTGGGCGCGACCGCCTGTGCCCGGTGCGAGACTCGCGCGCTATCGCGGCAGAGCTGAGCGGGGATCTGGTGCTCTATCCCCGAGCGGGACACATCCTTCCGTACGAACGGGCACGAGATGTGGCTCGCCGATTGAACGAACTGATCATCAGCGCCGGTCGGTGA
- a CDS encoding MerR family transcriptional regulator, translated as MPTLKSQFKRTVDIARDTGYSVQQIRNLERAGVLPPATRSTTGYRAYAEIHLHSALAYRALAAGIGPTEAKKILQAMHTRPLAEALALLDAAHARLHSERIDLAHATRAAESISTEPITDVHTSDSMTVAELATALGIRPSTLRHWEAEGLITPDRTGPQGARRYTPNQVRDARVVHQLRAAGYRIPHLRALIPELNRPHRSEDIRSALAARDASLTACSRALLTAAAALDTVVALTDRR; from the coding sequence TTGCCAACCCTCAAATCTCAGTTCAAGCGCACGGTCGACATCGCGCGCGATACCGGTTACTCGGTCCAGCAAATACGCAACCTCGAACGTGCCGGTGTACTCCCGCCTGCCACCCGCTCAACCACCGGCTACCGCGCCTACGCCGAGATCCACCTGCACTCGGCACTCGCCTACCGGGCCCTCGCCGCGGGCATCGGCCCTACCGAAGCGAAGAAGATCCTCCAGGCGATGCACACCCGTCCGCTCGCCGAAGCCCTCGCTCTGCTCGACGCGGCCCACGCCCGCCTGCACAGCGAACGCATCGATCTAGCGCACGCCACCAGGGCCGCCGAATCAATCTCCACCGAACCGATCACCGACGTGCACACCTCCGACTCGATGACCGTCGCCGAACTCGCCACCGCACTCGGCATCCGCCCCTCGACCCTGCGGCACTGGGAGGCCGAAGGCCTGATCACCCCGGATCGCACCGGTCCACAGGGAGCCCGCCGCTACACCCCGAACCAGGTTCGTGACGCCCGCGTCGTCCACCAACTACGCGCCGCCGGATACCGCATCCCGCACCTACGCGCCTTGATCCCAGAACTGAACCGCCCCCACCGATCCGAAGACATCCGCTCCGCCCTGGCCGCCAGAGACGCCAGCCTCACGGCCTGCTCCCGCGCACTCCTCACCGCCGCCGCGGCCCTCGACACCGTGGTCGCGCTCACCGACCGGCGCTGA